In one Halomarina ordinaria genomic region, the following are encoded:
- a CDS encoding alpha/beta hydrolase, whose translation MRAQEPHPEIQAFIDQSADAPAFHEMPMEDVRATTNTVFAVENPTEVGEVVDRTVPGEADDVPIRIYLPTGDGPFGVTVFFHGGGFVSGGLDSHDELCRELANAAGVAVVAVDYRLAPEHPFPAAVVDAYAATEWVAENADSFGGDASRLAVAGDSAGGNLAAVVAQMARDRGGPDIAYQALLYPTVSHTQDWPSVEENGEGYFIGAADLVWFDDQYYEHDVDRMNVYASPLLAPDFEGLPPATVVTGGFDPLRDEGVAYAERLEAAGVDVTHHHYDDVIHAFVQMAVAPFGFERSGEAFDDVAGDLRDALN comes from the coding sequence CACCCAGAGATTCAGGCGTTCATCGACCAGTCGGCCGACGCACCGGCGTTCCACGAGATGCCGATGGAGGACGTTCGGGCGACCACGAACACCGTGTTCGCCGTCGAGAACCCGACCGAGGTCGGGGAGGTCGTCGACCGAACCGTCCCCGGGGAGGCCGACGACGTCCCGATTCGCATCTACCTCCCGACGGGCGACGGCCCGTTCGGGGTGACGGTGTTCTTCCACGGCGGCGGGTTCGTCTCCGGCGGCCTCGACAGCCACGACGAACTCTGTCGGGAACTGGCGAACGCGGCGGGCGTCGCCGTCGTCGCCGTCGACTACCGACTCGCGCCCGAACACCCCTTCCCGGCGGCCGTCGTCGACGCCTACGCCGCGACCGAGTGGGTCGCCGAGAACGCCGACTCGTTCGGCGGTGACGCCTCCCGACTCGCCGTCGCCGGCGACTCCGCCGGGGGCAATCTCGCGGCCGTCGTCGCGCAGATGGCCCGCGACCGGGGCGGCCCGGACATCGCCTACCAGGCGCTGCTCTACCCGACCGTCTCGCACACGCAGGACTGGCCGTCGGTCGAGGAGAACGGCGAGGGGTACTTCATCGGCGCGGCGGACCTCGTCTGGTTCGACGACCAGTACTACGAACACGACGTCGACCGGATGAACGTCTACGCCTCGCCGCTGCTCGCGCCCGACTTCGAGGGACTCCCACCGGCGACGGTCGTCACCGGCGGGTTCGACCCGCTCCGGGACGAGGGGGTTGCGTACGCCGAGCGACTGGAGGCCGCCGGCGTCGACGTGACGCACCACCACTACGACGACGTCATCCACGCGTTCGTCCAGATGGCGGTCGCACCGTTCGGCTTCGAGCGTTCGGGCGAGGCGTTCGACGACGTGGCCGGCGACCTGCGCGACGCGCTGAACTGA